The following proteins come from a genomic window of Myroides odoratus DSM 2801:
- a CDS encoding CsbD family protein — MNKLELEGKWKRVKGAVKQKYGEWFDNDKVFAEGKFDEIVGKMQEKSGKTREEIEDVIRNWKEE, encoded by the coding sequence ATGAATAAGTTAGAATTAGAAGGAAAATGGAAAAGAGTAAAAGGAGCCGTTAAACAAAAATATGGCGAATGGTTTGATAACGATAAAGTTTTTGCTGAAGGAAAATTTGATGAAATAGTAGGGAAGATGCAAGAGAAAAGCGGAAAAACTCGAGAAGAAATTGAAGATGTAATTCGAAATTGGAAGGAGGAATAA